The sequence CGGGAAGGCGGGCGCGCATGGTGGTCCTCGAGCGGTGCGGGTGGGATCGGTCGGTTATAATTCCGGCTTTACCTGGCCGCCAGGCAACAAGTGCACAACGGCGGCCGGCAGCGAATACGAGCCAACGAGCGCCGACGGCGCTGCCCGGCTGCTCCGTCGAACGGAGCCCCCGGGGCGGTGCGTCGGCCTCGACCGTCAGGATAGCCCACATGCAAGAACACTACCGCCCGTCCGACGTCGAAGCCGCCGCCCAGCAACACTGGCAGGCCCGCGACGCCTACCGCGTGACCGAAGACCAGCAGAAGCCCAAGTACTACGCCTGCTCGATGCTGCCCTACCCGTCGGGCAAGCTGCACATGGGCCATGTGCGCAACTACACGATCAACGACATGCTGGCCCGCCATCTGCGCATGAAGGGCTACAACGTGCTGATGCCGATGGGCTGGGATGCCTTCGGCCTGCCGGCCGAGAACGCCGCCATCGCCTACGGCAAGCCGCCGGCCGAGTGGACCTACGCCAACATCGCCGACATGAAGTCGCAGATGCAGCCCTTGGGCCTCGCCTTCGACTGGTCGCGCGAGGTCGCCACCTGCGACCCGGCCTACTACCGCTGGAACCAGTGGCTGTTCCTCAAGATGCTCGAGCGCGGCATCGCCTACAAGAAGACCCAGGTGGTGAACTGGGATCCGATCGACCAGACCGTGCTGGCCAACGAGCAGGTGGTCGACGGCCGCGGCTGGCGCTCGGGCGCGCTGGTCGAGAAGCGCGAGATCCCCGGCTACTACTTCGGCATCACCCAGTACGCCGAGGAACTGCTCGGCGACATCGACCAGCTCGACGGCTGGCCCGACCAGGTACGCGCCATGCAGCGCAACTGGATCGGCAAGAGCGAGGGCGTGCGCTTCGCCTTCCCGCATTCGATCCGCGGCGCCGACGGCGAGCTGGTCGGCGGCGGCCGGCTGTGGGTGTTCACCACCCGCGCCGACACCATCATGGGCGTCACCTTCTGCGCCGTGGCGGCCGAGCACCCGCTGGCCGCGCGCGCGGCCGAACTGAAGCCCGAGCTCGCCGCCTTCATCGACGAATGCAAGCAGGGCGGCACCACCGAGGCCGAGCTGGCGACCCAGGACAAGAAGGGCCAGCCGACCGGCCTGTACGTGACCCATCCGCTGACCGGCGAGCAGGTCGAGGTGTGGATCGGCAACTACGTGCTGATGGGCTACGGCGACGGCGCGGTGATGGGGGTGCCGGCCCACGACGAGCGCGATTTCGCCTTCGCAAGGAAATATAGGCTGCCTATTAAGCCTGTTGTTATGCCTCAAAAACATCTTGAAGCGATAACGGCTCATGAAAAGGCACTTGCCCAAGAAAAATTAGAATTTGATCAAGGTGTTAGCGATCGTATCCAAGTACTTCAAGAGGCGATTGATAGTATTCGTAGCATGAAGGAGTGGTCAGATCCGAATGCTATTTGGCGCACCGAATTTGGCGAGGTTGGTAATTGCGTTAACTCTGGTAAATACGACGGCCTCGACTACAAGGCCGCGGTCGACGCGGTGGCGGCCGACCTGGCCGCGCAGGGCATCGGCGAGAAGAAGACCACCTGGCGCCTCCGGGACTGGGGCATCTCGCGCCAGCGCTACTGGGGCACGCCGATCCCGATCATCCACTGCGCCTGCTGCGGCGACGTGCCGGTGCCCTACGAGGACCTGCCGGTGGTGCTGCCGACCGACTGCGTGCCGGACGGCTCGGGCAACCCGCTCAAGCACCGCGCCGACTTCCTCGACGTGGCCTGCCCAAGTGCGGCGCGGCGGCCCAGCGCGAGACCGACACGATGGACACCTTCGTCGATTCGGCCTGGTACTTCATGCGCTACACCTGCCCCGACGCGCCGACCATGGTCGATGCCCGCAACGACTACTGGATGGCCGGCGGCATGGACCAGTACATCGGCGGCATCGAGCACGCCGTGCTGCACCTCTTGTACGCGCGCTTCTGGACCAAGGCGATGCGCGACCTCGGCCTGGTCTCGATCGACGAGCCGTTCAAGGCGCTGTTCACCCAGGGCATGCTGCTGAACGAGTCGTTCTACCGCGAGGACGCGACCGGCAAGAAGACCTGGTACTACCCGAACGAGGTCGAGGTCCAGCACGACGACAAGGGCCGGCCGACGTCCGCCACCCTCAAGGCCGACGGCCAGCCGGTGGTGATGGGCGGCATCGAGAAGATGTCGAAGTCCAAGAACAACGTGGTCGAGCCGAAGGACATCATCGCCCGCTTCGGCGCCGATACCGCGCGGCTGTTCACCATGTTCGCCGGCCCCCCGGAGCAGAGCGCGGCCTGGAGCGACAGCGGCGTCGAGGGGGCCTACCGCTACCTGCGCCGGCTGTGGATGTTCGGCCACAAGCAGGCCGAGGCGATCCGCTCGGCCGGCGCGGTCGCGGCGGCCGAACTCGACCGCGACGCCAAGGCGCTGCGCTACGAGGTCCACGCCACGCTCAAGCAGATCAACGCCGACTACGAGCGGCTGCAGTACAACACCGTGGTGTCGGGCGCGATGAAGCTGCTGAACGCGCTCGAGGGCTACAAGGGCGAGGCGCCGGCCGTGCTGCGCGAAGGCAGCGGCATCCTGCTGCGCGTGCTCTACCCGGTCAGCCCGCACATCGCCCACGTGCTGTGGGGCGAGCTCGGCTTCGACGGCGAGATCACCGACGCGGCCTGGCCGGAGCCGGCCGAGGATGCGCTGGTGCAGGACGAGATCAAGCTGATGGTGCAGGTGAACGGCAAGCTGCGCGGCGAGATCGCCGTGCCCGCCGGCGCCGACCGCGCCGCCATCGAGCAGCTCGCGCTGGCCAACCCCAACGTGCAGAAATTCCTCGAAGGCCAGCCGCCCAAGAAGGTGGTGGTGGTGCCGGGCCGCCTGGTGAACCTGGTGGTCTGATCCGGCCGGGGCGGCTTCGCGGCCGCCCTTTCCATTTGATGCGCGGCTCCGGCTGCGCCTGCCCGACGAGTGCCTTCCATGCTTCCAATGCTGCGCCGCCTTCTCGCCCTCCTGGCCCTGCTGAGCCTCGCCGCCTGCGGCTTCCACCTGCGCGGCCTGGGCCAGACCACGCCGCTGGCCTTCGCCAGCCTGCGCATCGACGGCGGCGGCCCGCTCAGCGACATGCTGCAGCGCCAGCTGTCGCTGCGCAGCGATCTGCAACTGGTGGGCCAGGGCGAGGCGGCCGGCGTGCTGACGCTGGAGAACGAGCGCGTCGAGAAGCAGGTGCTGACGGTGAACCGCAACGCCCAGGCGACCGAGTACGAGCTGGTCTACCGCATCCAGTTCCGCTTCCGCCAGGACGGCAACGAGCGCATCGGGCCGACCGTGCTGACGCTGCGGCGCGACTACTCGTTCGACCCCAACAACCTGCTCGGCAAGGACGCCGAGGAGCAGCTGCTGATCCGCGACATGCGTTCGGACGTGGCGCAGCAGATCATCCGCCGGCTGGCGGCGATCAAGCCGGTGACCGTGCCGGAAGCGGCGCCGGCGGCGATCGAGCCGGCCGCGCCGAGCGTGCCGAATCCGCCGGTGCTGCAGCCGGTCACGCCGCAGCCGTCCGTTCCGCTGGCACGCTGAGCATGCAGCTCAAACCGGCCGAACTCGCCAGCCACCTGGCCGCCAGGCGCCTGGCGCCGATCTACCTGGTGCACGGCGAAGAAGCGCTGGTGGCGCTCGAAGCCGCCCAGGCGATCCGCGATGCGGCGCGCGCCGCCGGCTTCGCCGAGCGCGAGGTGCTGACCGTCGAGCCCGGCTTCAAGTGGGCCGAGCTGGCGGCCAGCGGCCAGGCCATCTCCTTGTTCGCCGAGCAGAAGCTGATCGAGCTGCGCATCCCGACCGGCAAGCCCGGCACCGAGGGCGGCGACGCGCTGCAGCAGTACGCCGCCGGTGCGCCGGCCGAGAACGTCCTGCTGGTGCAATGTCCCAAGCTCGAAAAGGTCCAGCAGCAGTCCAAGTGGTTCGCCGCGCTCGAAGGCGCCGGCGTCGCTGTGGCCTGCCCGCTGGTCGGCCGCGCCGAGCTGCCGGGCTGGATTTCCGAGCGGCTGGCGCGCCAGCAGCAGCGGCTGGCGCCCGATGCGCTCGACTACCTGTGCGCACGGGTCGAGGGCAATCTCTTGGCCGCCAAGCAGGAGATCGACAAGCTCGCGCTGCTGCATCCGCCGGGCGAGCTGGACCTCGCCGCGCTGACCGAGGCAGTGGCCAACGTGGCCCGCTACGACGTCTGGGGCCTGGGCGAGGCGCTGGTAGCCGGCGACGCGGCGCGGCTCGCGCGCATGCTCGACGGCCTGCGCGGCGAGGGCGAGGCGCCGCACCTGGTGCTGTGGGCGCTGGCCGATGAAGTGCGGGCGCTGCTGCGGGTCGGCCTGGGCCGCGCGCAGGGCGGCAACCTGCAGCAGCTCTACCGCGAGAACCGCGTCTGGGGCGACAAGCAGCGCCGCTACCCGGCCGCGCTCGACCGGCTCAAGGCCAGCCAGCTCAAGGCCGCCCTGGCGCACGCGGCCGAGATCGACCGCATCGTCAAGGGCGTCGGCCAGGGCGAGGCCTGGGAAGAATTGCTGAAGCTGTGCATGCGGCTGATGCCGGCTGCGCAGGCGATGGGACGCACATCCATGCGCGGCTGAAGCTGCGCCTGCGGCTACGGTGGCCGTGGATGGACAGACGAAAAGACGTACCGCAGAGGACGCTGAGGACACGGAAACGGCGAGCCCGGCAGCAACGGCAGCCTGAGCAGGTTGATTTTGCCTCCGCGTCCTTGGCGTCCTCTGCGGTGAAAGTTTTGTGCCGCTTGACGGCGATATCAGCAAGGTCCGCGCGGGCAGGCGGGCCGCACTCAAGACAGGCCGGCCATGAAAGAACACATCCTCATCAACGTCACCCCGCAGGAAACGCGGGTGGCGGTCACCGAAGAAGGCGTGGTGCAGGAGCTGCACATCGAGCGCACCGCCGCGCGCGGCATCGTCGGCAACGTCTACCTCGGCACCGTCAAGCGCGTGCTGCCGGGCATGCAGTCGGCCTTCATCGAGATCGGCCTGGAGCGCGCCGCCTTCCTGCATATCGCCGACGTGATCGAGCAGCGCCAGCACCCGAGCGAGCCGCAGCGCATCGAACGGCTGATGTTCGAGGGCCAGAGCGTGATGGTGCAGGTGATCAAGGACCCGATCGGCAGCAAGGGCGCCCGGCTCAGCACCCAGATCAGCATCGCCGGCCGCTTCCTGGTGTTCCTGCCGCAGGAACACCATATCGGCATCAGCCAGCGCATCGAGCACGGCGAGGGCCGCGAGCACCTGCGCGAGCGGCTGCTGCGCCTGTTGCCCGACGCCAAGAACCACGGCGGCTACATCCTGCGCACCTCGGCCGAGCACGCCACCGACGACGAGCTGCGTGCTGACATCGACTACCTCGAACGGATCTGGGCCGACCTCAAGCTCAAGTCCAAGACCATGCCGCCGGAGACGTTGCTGTACCAGGACCTGAACCTGCAGATGCGGGTGCTGCGCGACATCGTCACCGACGAGACGCAGAAGGTGGTGGTCGATTCACGTGAAACGTTCCAGAAGATGGCGGAGTTCGCCGAGGCCTTCGTGGTCAACGTCGCGCCGCGCATCGAGCACTACCAGGGCGAGCGGCCGCTGTTCGAGATGCACGGCGTCGAGGCCGAGATCGAGCGCGCGCTGGCCCGGCGGGTCAACCTCAAGTTCGGTGGCTACCTGATCATCGACCAGACCGAGGCGATGACCACCATCGACGTCAATACCGGCGGTTTCGTCGGCACCCGCAGCTTCGACGACACCATCTTCAAGACCAATCTCGAAGCGACCCAGGTGATCGCGCGCCAGCTCAAGCTGCGCAACCTCGGCGGCATCATCATCGTCGACTTCATCGACATGGATAACGGCGAGCACCGCGAGCAGGTGCTGCACGAATTGCACAAGGCGCTGGCCAAGGACCGCACCAAGGTCACGGTATCGGGCTTCACCTCGCTGGGCCTGGTCGAGATCACCCGCAAGCGCACGCGCGAGAGCCTGGCCCACGTGCTGTGCGAGCCCTGCCCGGTGTGCCAGGGCCGCGGCGAGATCAAGACCGCCCAGACGGTGTGCTACGAGATCCTGCGCGAGATCCTGCGCGAGGCGCGCCAGTTCAATGCGCGCGAATACCGCATCCTCGGCTCGCAGACGGTGATCGACATGTTCCTCGACGAGGAGAGCGCCAACCTGGCGATGCTGGCCGACTTCATCGGCAAGCCGATTTCGCTGCAGGTGGAGACGGCGTATACGCAGGAGCAGTACGACGTGATCCTGGTGTGATCCGCCAGTCTGGACGACGCAGAATTGGAAAGGCCCACGCAAGTGGGCCTTTTCGTTCCGTGTACGGGCCGGGCCGTGCTCAGGTCCGGAACCGCCGCTTGGTGGTATTGAACGCCTCGCGCAGCTTCAGGTACTTCACGCTGGCCGGTTCGAGCGACTTCACCCGGTCGAGATAGGCCTGGGCCATGTCCATGTGGCCCTGGTGCCAGCCCAGCCGCGCCACGTAGGCCAGCATGGCGTTCACCGCGTTCAGCATCACCTGGATGTTGGCCGGCATCTCGTTCACCGCCTGGATGAACTTCTGCACCGCGCCTTCGAGGTCGCCGGCCTGGGCCATGCGCACCGCCTCGTTGTTGATCTCGACGATCGCTTTCGCATTGCGTTCGATCATCTCCTGGCCGAGGTCGGCGCGGCCGATGTGGGCGTACATGTCGGTGACGCGGTCGAGCATCGCCGAATTCTCGTGGTGGTTGCGGATCACCTTGTTGACGATCTCGCCGGCCGCCTCGTCCTCGCCGAGCGCGTAGCAGGCCTCGGCCAGCTCGAGCGAGAAATGGTCGGGCACCTCGTCGGCGATGCCGGCGAACTGCTGGCGCGCCTTGCCCAAGAGTTCGATCGCGCGCTTGTCGTTGCCCTGCTTGTGGGCGACCTGGGTCTCCATCACGGTGGCCAGCAGCTCGGCCTTGCCGTCGTGGCGGAATTCGCGCCGCACGTCGGCGGCCACCTTGGCGGCCTCCATCACGTCGCCGGCGCCGAGGTGGGCCTTGGCCAGCGAGGCGTAGTCGCCGGCGTCGCGCCAGAACGAATACTTGGCGATGCCGACGGTCTGCTGGTAGGACTTCACCGCGGTGGCGAAGTCGCCGTTCTTCATCGCCACCTCGCCGAGCCGCTTGTGGCGCGACACGTTGGCGGCCGACAGCTCGACCGCGCGCGCCAGCACGCCCTGCGCCTCGGGCAGCTCGTGCTCGGCCTGGTGGATCTTGGCCAGCCAGTCGTAGGCTTCCATGATGCGGTTGTTCTCGGCCAGCAGGCCCTCGAAGATCTCGCGCGCGCCGGCGTAGTCCTTCAGGTGGAACAGCGCCTTGCCGAGGCCCATGCGCGCCCACGGGATGTCGCGCGCGCCGAGCACCGCCTGGTAGGTGTCGCGCGCCAGCGCATGGTCGCCGATGGTCAGCGCGATGCGGCCCTTCATCTTGAGGAAGTCGACGGTGAACGGATCGCGCCGGGCGATGCGCTCGTTGCACTCGTTCAGCGCCTTGAAGTAGTCCTCCTTCAGCATGGCGGCGTCGAGCACGTCGAACTCGGCCTTCTTGCGGTAGACCCGGTCCAGCCGCTGCTTCAGTTCCTCGCCGGTGAAGGGCTTGAGCAGGTAGTCGTCGGGCGCCAGCTCGGCGGCCGAGATCACCATCCGCATGCGCCGCTCGCCGGTCACCACCATGAAGATGGCCGAGGGCTTGAGCAGGTTGCGCAGCTTCAGCTCTTCGAGCAGGTGCAGGCCGTCGTAGCCGTGGCCGAGGTCGAAGTCGGCCAGGATCACGTCGTAGTCGCCGCGCTTGATCATGCCGATCGCTTCGGTGGCGCGATGGGCGTAGTCCATCTTGGTCACGCCGAAGGTGGACAGCGTGGCGTTCATCGCCGAACGCATCTCCTGCACCGCGTCGACCACCATGAAGCGCTTGCTGGCGTAGTCGATGTTGGCGGCCGGGGCGAAAGCGCGCTGCATGCTCTCGGCCGTGGCTTCCTCGCTGTTGCCGGCCCGCGCGGCGCGCGCCGCGGCGAACAGGGCCGAATTGCCGGCAGTCTCTGCCATGATGGAATCCTCCGATCCGGCGAGCGCGAGTCTTGCCGCGCAGCCGGCGCACGCCGCGGTGCACCGGCTGCGCGGCTGGCTTGTTCGCCTTGCCGCGGCCCGCCGTTGGCCCGGTCGAAACGACCGGGCGTCAATTCACCAGTGTAAGTCGCGCATATTCAAGCGCAAGCCACTTCACCCCGGCGGCGCCGAAGTTCACCTGCACGTTGGCATTCTTGCCGCTGCCGTCGTAGTCGACCACCACGCCGCGGCCGAACTTCGGATGCTCGACGCTGGCGCCGACGCGCAGGCCGTGCTCGGGCGCCTTCTTCTCGGCCGGCCGGCTCGGCATCGCCGCCGGCGCGTAGCCGCGGTTCAGCCATTTCAGCAGATCCTGCGGAATCTCGGACAGGAAGCGCGAGGCCAGCGAGAAGCGCGTCTGGCCGTGCAGCATGCGGCTCTGCGCCAGGCTGATGTAGAGCCGGCGGCGCGCGCGGGTGATCGCGACATAGGCCAGCCGGCGTTCTTCCTCGAGCGACTCGGGGTCGTTCAGGCTGTTGTCGTGCGGGAACAGCCCCTCCTCGACGCCGGTCAGGAATACCGCGTGGAATTCCAACCCCTTGGCGGCGTGCACCGTCATCAGCTGCAGCGCGTCCTGGCCCGGCGCCGCCTCGTGCTCGCCGGCCTCGAGGCTGGCCTGGGTCAGGAAGTCGACCACGCTGTCCTCGTTCTCCTGCACGAAGCGGTCGGCCGCGGCGACCAGCTGTTCGAGGTTCTCCAGCCGGTCCTGGCCTTCCTTGTCGAGCCGGTAGTGCTCGATCAGGCCCGACTGCTCGATCGCCAGCTGGACCAGCTCGGGCAGGGTCAGGCCGTCGGCCTGGGCGCGCATGCCCTCGATCAGCTGGATGAACTTGCCGACCGCTGCGGCGCTGCGGCCGGCGCCGCCCGAGCAGGCCGCCTGCCAGATGCTGGCGCCGGTGCCGCGGGCGGTCTCGCCGAGGATCTCCAGCGTGCGGTTGCCGATGCCGCGGGCCGGGAAGTTGATGACGCGCAGGAGCGCGTTGTCGTCGTCCGGGTTGTTGATCAGCCGCAGGTAGGCCAGCGCGTGCTTGATCTCCTGCCGTTCGAAGAAGCGCAGGCCGCCGTAGACGCGGTAGGACAGGCCGGCCTGGAACAGCGCGTGTTCGAGCACCCGCGACTGGGCGTTGGAGCGGTACAGCAGCGCCATGTCCGACAGCGCCGTGCCTTCGCGGTGCAGCTGGCGCACCTCGTCGACCACGAACTGCGCCTCCTCGAAGTCGGTGGCGGCCTCGAACACCCGGATCGGGTCGCCGGCGCTCTCCTCGGTCCACAGGTTCTTGCCGAGCCGGCCGCGGTTGTGCGAGATCAGCGCGTTGGCGGCGTCGAGGATGTTGCCGTGCGAGCGGTAGTTCTGCTCCAGCCGGATGATGGTGTCGACCTTGAAGTCGCGTTCGAAGTCGCGCATGTTGCCGACGTTGGCGCCGCGGAAGGCGTAGATCGACTGGTCGTCGTCGCCGACCGCGAACACCGCGGCGGTCGGCGCCTGGGCGGCGTCGCCGGCCATCCGGCCCATCAGCCCGGCGTAGTCGTCCTTGCCGGCCAGGAGCTTGAGCCACTTGTACTGCAGGCGGTTGGTGTCCTGGAACTCGTCGACCAGGATGTAGCGGAAGCGCGCCTGGTAGTGGCCGCGCAGCGCGGCGTTGTCGCGCAGCAGCTCGTAGCTGCGCAGCAGCAGTTCGGCGAAATCGACCACGCCCTCGCGGCGGCACTGCCGTTCGTACTCCTCGTACAGCTGGCGCAGCATGCGGGTGTAGTCGTCCCAGGCCTCGACCTCGGGCGGCCGGCGGCCCTCTTCCTTGTTGGCGTTGATGAAGTGCATCAGGTCGCGCGGCGGGTATTTCTCGTCGTCGACGTTGAGCGCCTTCAGGAGACGCTTGATCGCGGCCAGCTGGTCGGCGCTGTCCATGATCTGGAACGCCTCGGGCAGGCCGGCGTCGCGCCAGTGCATGCGCAAGAGGCGGTTGCACAGGCCGTGGAAGGTGCCGACCCACAGCGAGCGCGCGTTGACCGGCAGCTGGGCCGAGATGCGCGTCAGCATCTCCTTGGCCGCCTTGTTGGTGAAGGTGACCGCCAGGATGGCATGCTGGCTGGCCTGGCCGGTCGACAGCAGCCAGGCGATGCGGGTGGTCAGCACGCGCGTCTTGCCCGAGCCGGCGCCGGCCAGGATCAGGGCGGGCACTGCGGGCAGCGTGACGGCGGCGAGTTGTTCGGGATTGAGTCCGGCGAGCAGCGAAGACGACATGGTGGGCTTTCTGTGGGGCTGGGCCGATTGTATGCGATGTACCCGCCCGGGCCGCATCGGCTCGGCCGGGCCATGCTGGGGTAAACGGCAACAGCCGAGCGAGCGGCCGCTCGCTATGATGTGAGCATAGAGTCCGGCTGAAGGCTGGGCCCGAATCACAAGAACGAGGCGACCGCATGCGGCCGCCTCGTTTTCATTTTGTCCGGAGAATTCCCCCATGTTTCGTTCCTTCCTCCTGGCCGGCGCCGCGTTCGCGCTGCTGCAGGCCCCTGCCCACGCCGACCTGGTCGACGACATCAAGGCGCGCGGCCAGCTGCGGGTCGGCGCCAATGCCGACGCGCCGCCGTTCGGCTTCGTCAACCGCGACAAGACCATCTCGGGCTACGACATCGACATGGCCGCGCTGGTGGCCAAGAAGCTCGGCGTGCAGATCGTGGTGCAGAACCTCGATCCGGCCGACCGCATCGGCCTGCTGAAGGGCGGCAAGGTCGACCTGATCGCCGCCACCATGACCAAGACCGCCGAACGCGAGCGCCAGGTGGACTTCTCCTACGGCTACTTCGTCACCGGCCAGAAGGTGCTGGCCAAGAAGGGCCGCTTCGCCGACCCGAACGCGTTGAACGGCGGCACCATCGGCGTGGCGCGCGGCACCACGTCGGAGGCCCAGTTCAAGCAACTGTTCCCCAAGGCCATGCTGGTCTCGATGGACGACACCCAGCGCGCGGTCGATTTCCTGCAGAGCGGCAAGGTCGACGGCGTCACCGCCGACGAGCCGGCGCTGGCCGGCCTCCTGGCGCGGCTGCCCAACCGCGCGCAGTACGAGCTGTCGGTGTTCTCGCTGTCGACCGAGGCCTACGGCATGGCGGTGAAGAAGGGCGAGGCGCGCATGCTCAAGCTGGTCAACGAGGCGCTGGTCGAGGCCGAGCGCAGCGGCGAGGCGGCGCGCATCTTCAACCGCTGGTTCGGGCCGGAGAGCAGCAGCCCGCTGGTGCGGATCTTCAAGATCGGCGGGATGTGAGCCTTGGGGTTGTGAGGACGGCCTTGAAGGCTCGGCCGGATGTGCAGGCACCCGGCAAAGCCGGGCGCTTGCGGTTGGTGAGTGCTCCACCCACCGGCTCACCCCGATTTTATCCCGACTCCCCCCGCCCTCGCCGCCGCGAGGGAGCCTCGCTGGCGCTCGTCGCGCCATTGGTAGCCTGCAGCGGATGATTCGATAGTCCGCTACGCAAGGGATCGCAAGCATGCTTGCCGAACTCGCCCAAGACGGCCGGTCCGGCCGGCGGCAGGGCCCTCGGGTATAATCCCGGCCCTTCCGCCACCCCTCCGACCGCCCGCCCGGGCGGCTCCGCATGAACGTCTTTTACGAAGAAAGCGGCGACTTCAAGGTCGCCGCCATCATGAGCGAGACCGACGCCACCCTCCAGATCGAGGATGCGCGCGGCAAACGCAGCAAGATCAAGGCGCACGACGTGCGGCTGCGCTTCGACAAGATTGGCCTCGCCGACTTCATGGCCCAGGCCGAGGCGATGGCTGCCGAGCTCGATCTCGATTTCCTGTGGGAAGTGGCCGGCGGCGAGGAGTTCGGCTTCCTCGACCTGGCGCGCGAATAC is a genomic window of Chitinimonas koreensis containing:
- a CDS encoding LPS-assembly lipoprotein LptE, which encodes MLPMLRRLLALLALLSLAACGFHLRGLGQTTPLAFASLRIDGGGPLSDMLQRQLSLRSDLQLVGQGEAAGVLTLENERVEKQVLTVNRNAQATEYELVYRIQFRFRQDGNERIGPTVLTLRRDYSFDPNNLLGKDAEEQLLIRDMRSDVAQQIIRRLAAIKPVTVPEAAPAAIEPAAPSVPNPPVLQPVTPQPSVPLAR
- the holA gene encoding DNA polymerase III subunit delta is translated as MQLKPAELASHLAARRLAPIYLVHGEEALVALEAAQAIRDAARAAGFAEREVLTVEPGFKWAELAASGQAISLFAEQKLIELRIPTGKPGTEGGDALQQYAAGAPAENVLLVQCPKLEKVQQQSKWFAALEGAGVAVACPLVGRAELPGWISERLARQQQRLAPDALDYLCARVEGNLLAAKQEIDKLALLHPPGELDLAALTEAVANVARYDVWGLGEALVAGDAARLARMLDGLRGEGEAPHLVLWALADEVRALLRVGLGRAQGGNLQQLYRENRVWGDKQRRYPAALDRLKASQLKAALAHAAEIDRIVKGVGQGEAWEELLKLCMRLMPAAQAMGRTSMRG
- the rng gene encoding ribonuclease G, with amino-acid sequence MKEHILINVTPQETRVAVTEEGVVQELHIERTAARGIVGNVYLGTVKRVLPGMQSAFIEIGLERAAFLHIADVIEQRQHPSEPQRIERLMFEGQSVMVQVIKDPIGSKGARLSTQISIAGRFLVFLPQEHHIGISQRIEHGEGREHLRERLLRLLPDAKNHGGYILRTSAEHATDDELRADIDYLERIWADLKLKSKTMPPETLLYQDLNLQMRVLRDIVTDETQKVVVDSRETFQKMAEFAEAFVVNVAPRIEHYQGERPLFEMHGVEAEIERALARRVNLKFGGYLIIDQTEAMTTIDVNTGGFVGTRSFDDTIFKTNLEATQVIARQLKLRNLGGIIIVDFIDMDNGEHREQVLHELHKALAKDRTKVTVSGFTSLGLVEITRKRTRESLAHVLCEPCPVCQGRGEIKTAQTVCYEILREILREARQFNAREYRILGSQTVIDMFLDEESANLAMLADFIGKPISLQVETAYTQEQYDVILV
- a CDS encoding tetratricopeptide repeat-containing response regulator translates to MAETAGNSALFAAARAARAGNSEEATAESMQRAFAPAANIDYASKRFMVVDAVQEMRSAMNATLSTFGVTKMDYAHRATEAIGMIKRGDYDVILADFDLGHGYDGLHLLEELKLRNLLKPSAIFMVVTGERRMRMVISAAELAPDDYLLKPFTGEELKQRLDRVYRKKAEFDVLDAAMLKEDYFKALNECNERIARRDPFTVDFLKMKGRIALTIGDHALARDTYQAVLGARDIPWARMGLGKALFHLKDYAGAREIFEGLLAENNRIMEAYDWLAKIHQAEHELPEAQGVLARAVELSAANVSRHKRLGEVAMKNGDFATAVKSYQQTVGIAKYSFWRDAGDYASLAKAHLGAGDVMEAAKVAADVRREFRHDGKAELLATVMETQVAHKQGNDKRAIELLGKARQQFAGIADEVPDHFSLELAEACYALGEDEAAGEIVNKVIRNHHENSAMLDRVTDMYAHIGRADLGQEMIERNAKAIVEINNEAVRMAQAGDLEGAVQKFIQAVNEMPANIQVMLNAVNAMLAYVARLGWHQGHMDMAQAYLDRVKSLEPASVKYLKLREAFNTTKRRFRT
- a CDS encoding UvrD-helicase domain-containing protein, whose protein sequence is MSSSLLAGLNPEQLAAVTLPAVPALILAGAGSGKTRVLTTRIAWLLSTGQASQHAILAVTFTNKAAKEMLTRISAQLPVNARSLWVGTFHGLCNRLLRMHWRDAGLPEAFQIMDSADQLAAIKRLLKALNVDDEKYPPRDLMHFINANKEEGRRPPEVEAWDDYTRMLRQLYEEYERQCRREGVVDFAELLLRSYELLRDNAALRGHYQARFRYILVDEFQDTNRLQYKWLKLLAGKDDYAGLMGRMAGDAAQAPTAAVFAVGDDDQSIYAFRGANVGNMRDFERDFKVDTIIRLEQNYRSHGNILDAANALISHNRGRLGKNLWTEESAGDPIRVFEAATDFEEAQFVVDEVRQLHREGTALSDMALLYRSNAQSRVLEHALFQAGLSYRVYGGLRFFERQEIKHALAYLRLINNPDDDNALLRVINFPARGIGNRTLEILGETARGTGASIWQAACSGGAGRSAAAVGKFIQLIEGMRAQADGLTLPELVQLAIEQSGLIEHYRLDKEGQDRLENLEQLVAAADRFVQENEDSVVDFLTQASLEAGEHEAAPGQDALQLMTVHAAKGLEFHAVFLTGVEEGLFPHDNSLNDPESLEEERRLAYVAITRARRRLYISLAQSRMLHGQTRFSLASRFLSEIPQDLLKWLNRGYAPAAMPSRPAEKKAPEHGLRVGASVEHPKFGRGVVVDYDGSGKNANVQVNFGAAGVKWLALEYARLTLVN
- a CDS encoding transporter substrate-binding domain-containing protein, producing the protein MFRSFLLAGAAFALLQAPAHADLVDDIKARGQLRVGANADAPPFGFVNRDKTISGYDIDMAALVAKKLGVQIVVQNLDPADRIGLLKGGKVDLIAATMTKTAERERQVDFSYGYFVTGQKVLAKKGRFADPNALNGGTIGVARGTTSEAQFKQLFPKAMLVSMDDTQRAVDFLQSGKVDGVTADEPALAGLLARLPNRAQYELSVFSLSTEAYGMAVKKGEARMLKLVNEALVEAERSGEAARIFNRWFGPESSSPLVRIFKIGGM